In Triplophysa rosa linkage group LG7, Trosa_1v2, whole genome shotgun sequence, the following proteins share a genomic window:
- the bmerb1 gene encoding bMERB domain-containing protein 1, with protein sequence MMELKKVVCESEGAMKSYGALRETNRSADRGQMDVSMAESSLSPDEIEAEMARIQRLREVLVRRESELRFMMDDIQLCREIMSLKQELRTIVTMSDAEKTKKHRQREEKLIQEIHQLVQKRDFLVDDAEVERLREQEEDKEMTEFLQQKLSVIQKAPKARTTDPPPYKPSITKTSVAIIKDCCGATLCAIM encoded by the exons ATGATGGAATTAAAGAAAGTGGTCTGTGAGAGCGAGGGGGCGATGAAAAGCTATGGCGCGCTGCGCGAGACCAACAGGAGCGCCGACAGAG GCCAGATGGATGTGTCCATGGCGGAGAGCTCCTTGTCTCCAGATGAGATCGAGGCAGAAATGGCTCGGATTCAGCGCCTGAGGGAGGTGCTGGTGAGACGCGAATCTGAACTGCGCTTCAT GATGGATGATATTCAGCTCTGTAGAGAGATTATGAGTCTAAAACAAGAGCTGAGAACGATTGTAACAATGTCAG ACGCAGAGAAGACAAAGAAGCATCGTCAGAGAGAAGAGAAATTAATCCAAGAGATTCATCAACTGGTGCAGAAGAGAGATTTTCTGGTGGATGACGCAGAGGTCGAGCGACTGAG GGAGCAAGAGGAAGACAAAGAGATGACTGAGTTTCTTCAACAGAAGCTCAGTGTTATACAGA AAGCTCCAAAGGCCAGAACGACAGACCCTCCACCCTACAAACCTTCCATCACCAAGACCAGTGTGGCCATCATTAAAGACTGCTGTGGAGCGACTCTGTGTGCCATCATGTGA